The sequence below is a genomic window from Microbacterium sp. SORGH_AS_0888.
GACTCGGGGTTGTGGCGAGTTTTCGCGGCTTGTCCCCCGAAAAGGGGACGCCAGCCACCCGAACTTTTACCTTGCCGTAACGTCTCCGTCTAGCGCCGTAGCGGTCCGGGCCAGGGAGGGTCAGGTTCGCGGCTTCGCTACGGCTGCGGCACCCGACCCGCGTACCCCGTGAAGAACGCGAGCATGAGGTCCGTGGCCGAGATCGTCTGCGTCACCGCGCCGGGGCCGCTCGGCTTCGCGGCTCCGGGCCACGTGTGGCCGCCACCCTCGATCGCGTAGGCGACGACATCCCCGCCCGGCGCGCAGCCCGTCCACGTCGTCCGCGACACATCCGGCGGGATGCTGGCCTGTTCCTGACCCGTGCAGCCGTTGACCTGCGCCGTCTTGGCGAGCCAGTCGGGCGTCGACGAATACGCCGCACCGTGGCTCATGCCGCCGTTGTAGTCGATCACCGGATCCGCCGTGCCGTGGAACTCGATCACCGGCACCGGCTGCGTGCGCCGGCAGGGCGCACTCGCGGGATAGACCGCCCCCGCGACCACCGCGAACGCGTCGATCGTGTCCGGCAGCGCGCACATGAGCAGCGACACCAGCCCGCCCCCGTTCGAGATCCCGGTCGCGAACACCCCGCGCACGCAGTACTGGTGCGTGAGCATCTCGATCAGCTCCTGCGCGAACGACACGTCGTCGGCGCCATCCGCATAGGGCGCGCTCTGCCACGCCGCCTGGCCGTCGTACACCGTCCCCTGCGGATACGCCACGATCGCGTCCGACTCGTCCAGCCCGCTGAACTCCTCCAGCTGCTCCGGCGAGC
It includes:
- a CDS encoding PHB depolymerase family esterase gives rise to the protein MRSKLILGVAALVVAALGLAGCAPASHTTSQAASASPSPTTACDPRATPPPPPDRPERTVTVGTIPRTFLLHVPDDYTSKRPVPLILAFHGHGSSPEQLEEFSGLDESDAIVAYPQGTVYDGQAAWQSAPYADGADDVSFAQELIEMLTHQYCVRGVFATGISNGGGLVSLLMCALPDTIDAFAVVAGAVYPASAPCRRTQPVPVIEFHGTADPVIDYNGGMSHGAAYSSTPDWLAKTAQVNGCTGQEQASIPPDVSRTTWTGCAPGGDVVAYAIEGGGHTWPGAAKPSGPGAVTQTISATDLMLAFFTGYAGRVPQP